The following are encoded together in the Streptomyces tsukubensis genome:
- a CDS encoding dTDP-4-dehydrorhamnose 3,5-epimerase family protein, producing the protein MRRLAVDGAWEIDLRPHHDERGIFAEWYSDDEVSALLGAPMPVALAGVSISRKGVVRGVHFVETPPGQARYVTCVAGEVRDFVVDVREGSPTFGRWDSVRLGPGHWRAVYLAEGLGHAFTALTYHATVLYLCSAPYRPQRERTVHPLDPALALPWPAGAERSLSARDREAPTLAEARRRGLLPAWSATVSRSTVDTRAGSPPRSAPPAA; encoded by the coding sequence ATGCGCCGGTTAGCCGTCGACGGCGCGTGGGAGATCGACCTCCGCCCGCACCACGACGAACGCGGCATCTTCGCCGAGTGGTACTCCGATGACGAGGTCTCGGCGCTGCTCGGGGCGCCGATGCCCGTGGCCCTGGCCGGTGTGTCGATCTCCCGCAAGGGCGTGGTCCGCGGTGTCCACTTCGTCGAGACGCCTCCGGGCCAGGCCCGCTACGTCACGTGTGTGGCGGGGGAGGTGCGGGACTTCGTGGTGGATGTGCGCGAGGGGTCGCCGACCTTCGGCCGGTGGGACTCGGTGCGGCTCGGGCCCGGCCACTGGCGGGCCGTCTACCTCGCCGAGGGGCTGGGACACGCCTTCACAGCCCTCACCTACCACGCCACCGTGCTCTACCTCTGCTCCGCCCCCTACCGGCCCCAACGGGAACGGACCGTCCACCCGCTCGACCCCGCGCTGGCCCTGCCGTGGCCGGCCGGTGCGGAGCGGTCACTCTCCGCACGGGACCGGGAGGCTCCGACGCTCGCGGAGGCCCGGCGCCGCGGCCTGCTCCCGGCCTGGTCCGCCACCGTGTCCCGGTCCACGGTGGACACACGTGCTGGCTCGCCGCCCCGGTCCGCGCCGCCAGCCGCCTGA
- a CDS encoding antibiotic biosynthesis monooxygenase family protein, which produces MITVINRLTVHGDVDAFQKILGGITEHMSNQPGFLSHCLYRSVHHPEVFVETARWADAESHRRAMKADAFRNRVRGLGDLATPEPDVFEILEEDTPPLG; this is translated from the coding sequence GTGATCACAGTGATCAACCGCCTTACGGTCCACGGCGACGTCGACGCCTTCCAGAAGATCCTCGGCGGCATCACCGAGCACATGAGCAACCAGCCCGGGTTTCTCAGCCACTGCCTCTACCGTTCGGTCCACCACCCCGAGGTCTTCGTCGAGACCGCCCGCTGGGCGGACGCCGAGTCCCACCGGCGGGCCATGAAGGCCGACGCGTTCCGCAACCGGGTCCGCGGTCTGGGGGACCTCGCCACACCTGAGCCCGACGTCTTCGAGATCCTGGAGGAGGACACGCCCCCGCTCGGCTGA
- a CDS encoding FAD-dependent oxidoreductase — protein sequence MTTAENAGEAPPNTPQILVTGAGPVGLTTAIELARRGLRVRLIDAAPGPAVTSRAMATHARSLETYDQQGLAEDMLPRGRRIQRFTMHANGRRLACLGPDYSRVPTRYPMTLMIDQAATEDVLRQAAAKLGVKVDWGVRLDGFTQDAEAVHAVLHTADGEEHLTVERLVGCDGGHSTVRKFLGLPLLGDSSETWLIADAELEAGLPQNSIHWIKVGRGTVMAIPFPEENKWRLLDTADASYSGDPDEVAGRFARKLRAGLGRPVKVSTPSWVSVFTIQQRMITRMREGRVMLAGDAAHVHSPASGQGLNTGVQDAYNLAWKLALVVRGHAPDALLDSYSAERVPIGRALLGSTRKATRLVQLKNSAAGIALPVVFALVRRFEPLRGRIERGIIGTMSALALDYTDSPLTVPDTRPRAATGPRAGTRLTQVTAQDALGTGWSALLAELRDTRCTLLVAGGGATANRAAAQAHEAHADWLSVRVFADTLETSGTGGTPGPRPLPDPDGGVRRHLGCAPDGWLLVRPDGYLCARGPALTSQELTPSLDAVRGLRPAGPGL from the coding sequence ATGACGACAGCCGAGAACGCCGGCGAGGCGCCGCCGAACACTCCCCAGATCCTGGTGACGGGTGCGGGCCCGGTGGGCCTGACCACCGCCATCGAACTCGCCCGGCGTGGTCTGCGCGTACGCCTGATCGACGCGGCCCCCGGGCCCGCTGTCACCAGCAGGGCGATGGCCACCCACGCACGCTCCCTGGAGACGTACGACCAACAGGGGCTCGCCGAGGACATGCTGCCCAGAGGGCGGCGCATCCAGCGCTTCACCATGCACGCGAACGGCCGTCGGCTGGCGTGCCTGGGCCCCGACTACTCCCGGGTCCCCACCCGCTATCCGATGACGCTGATGATCGACCAGGCCGCGACCGAGGACGTCCTGCGGCAGGCTGCCGCGAAACTCGGCGTGAAGGTCGACTGGGGGGTCCGCCTCGACGGCTTCACCCAGGACGCCGAGGCCGTGCACGCGGTCCTGCACACGGCGGACGGTGAGGAACACCTCACCGTGGAGCGGCTGGTGGGCTGCGACGGCGGACACAGCACGGTCCGCAAATTCCTCGGGCTGCCGCTCCTGGGTGACTCCAGCGAGACCTGGCTGATCGCCGACGCCGAACTCGAGGCGGGCCTGCCGCAGAACAGCATCCACTGGATCAAGGTCGGCAGAGGGACGGTGATGGCCATCCCGTTCCCCGAGGAGAACAAATGGCGGTTGCTGGACACCGCCGACGCCTCCTACAGCGGCGACCCGGACGAGGTGGCCGGCCGTTTCGCCCGCAAGCTGCGAGCCGGACTCGGCCGCCCGGTGAAGGTCTCCACCCCGAGCTGGGTGTCGGTCTTCACCATCCAGCAGCGCATGATCACCCGCATGCGCGAGGGCCGGGTCATGCTGGCGGGCGATGCCGCGCACGTGCACAGCCCCGCCTCCGGTCAGGGCCTCAACACCGGTGTCCAGGACGCCTACAACCTCGCCTGGAAGCTCGCGCTCGTCGTACGGGGCCACGCACCGGACGCGCTGCTCGACTCCTACTCGGCCGAGCGTGTGCCGATCGGCCGGGCCCTCCTGGGATCCACCAGGAAGGCCACCCGGCTCGTCCAGCTGAAGAACTCCGCGGCAGGCATCGCGCTGCCCGTGGTCTTCGCGCTCGTCCGCCGTTTCGAACCGCTGCGCGGCCGGATCGAGCGGGGGATCATCGGCACCATGTCGGCGCTCGCGCTGGACTACACGGACAGCCCGCTGACCGTCCCCGACACCCGCCCCCGGGCCGCCACCGGGCCGCGCGCCGGGACGCGGCTCACCCAGGTCACCGCGCAGGACGCCCTCGGTACGGGCTGGAGCGCCCTGCTGGCCGAGCTGCGCGACACCCGGTGCACCCTGCTCGTGGCAGGCGGGGGAGCCACGGCCAACCGTGCCGCCGCACAGGCGCACGAGGCTCACGCGGACTGGCTTTCGGTACGTGTGTTCGCCGACACGCTCGAGACCTCCGGCACGGGCGGCACCCCGGGCCCCCGCCCGCTGCCCGACCCGGACGGAGGCGTCCGCAGACACCTGGGTTGTGCCCCCGACGGCTGGCTGCTCGTCCGGCCCGACGGCTACCTCTGCGCGCGCGGCCCCGCCCTGACCTCCCAGGAGCTCACGCCCTCCCTGGATGCCGTTCGCGGGCTGCGGCCCGCCGGACCGGGGTTGTGA
- a CDS encoding P-loop NTPase family protein, producing MDTERRVLVEWRAKTADSHRDVAERVDTDYFAHGGLSFEYAITGHKSQGLGVQEALGHGLGAQANALYTMMSRDKKESHPLLAAVGLRARR from the coding sequence GTGGACACCGAACGCCGAGTCCTGGTCGAGTGGCGCGCGAAGACCGCCGACAGCCACCGAGATGTCGCCGAGCGGGTAGACACCGACTACTTCGCGCACGGCGGCCTCAGCTTCGAATACGCGATCACCGGCCACAAGTCGCAGGGGCTCGGCGTCCAAGAGGCCCTGGGCCACGGCCTCGGCGCGCAAGCCAACGCGCTCTACACGATGATGAGCCGCGACAAGAAGGAGTCCCACCCCCTTCTTGCCGCTGTCGGTCTACGAGCCCGACGCTGA
- a CDS encoding class I adenylate-forming enzyme family protein, translating into MPPMRDIPAASGIRASRGASAAPARTAAPTLAAVPFDLARVPEVPLDGLLRRAAGAAPDRVAVRTPRGATTYAELDARADACAQALTRAAGGSATVVGLVASLDPSFAVVYYGAVRAGHVVALINPHVRGDALAHVLSVAEVNVVVAPPEVAERVAQVRERLPHLRDVLSPDALTHDRAVPGGRGHDAPGRGPHLDSVACVQFTSGTTGEPKAVQLTHRNLVVNAAQIASVHGLDGDAVTLNHLPLYHPMHLNAAVYAGATQVLSPSPDPAEAIEAANRHRATHYYSLPVRLAHLAADPRLPGLRLETVRAVLSGGSALMPAQARTLGAHFGVPVVQGYGLAETSPLTHGEPPARPRPGSVGPVVPGTDCRVVDMDRRTPLPAGQDGEIQVRGPQLMRGYLGATGPAVDADGWFSTGDVGHQDEDGYLYLVDRIKDVFKFENWLVSPTEIEQVLITHPAVRDCAVVDHPEPFSGAVAHAFVVLDEDARPPDPAELAAHVNDQVPYYQQIKFLDVVERVPRSPNGKILRRELRARVAHTDRADRVHPGAADRPHPDLTGDNP; encoded by the coding sequence ATGCCGCCCATGCGTGACATCCCAGCCGCCAGTGGCATACGGGCCTCCCGGGGTGCTTCCGCCGCTCCGGCCCGTACGGCCGCCCCGACTCTCGCGGCCGTGCCGTTCGACCTCGCGCGGGTGCCGGAGGTGCCGCTGGACGGCCTGCTGCGCCGGGCCGCCGGGGCGGCGCCCGACCGGGTCGCCGTGCGCACACCGCGTGGCGCGACGACGTACGCGGAACTGGATGCCCGAGCCGACGCCTGCGCCCAGGCGCTGACCCGGGCAGCCGGCGGGAGCGCAACCGTCGTCGGGCTGGTGGCCTCCCTCGACCCGTCGTTCGCGGTTGTCTACTACGGCGCCGTGCGCGCGGGCCACGTGGTCGCGCTCATCAACCCGCACGTGCGGGGCGACGCCCTCGCCCACGTCCTGTCCGTCGCCGAGGTGAACGTGGTGGTGGCCCCGCCCGAGGTGGCCGAGCGTGTCGCCCAGGTACGTGAGCGGCTGCCGCACCTGCGTGACGTTCTCTCCCCGGACGCTCTCACCCACGACCGCGCGGTCCCCGGCGGAAGAGGCCACGATGCCCCGGGGAGGGGCCCGCACCTGGACTCGGTGGCGTGCGTCCAGTTCACCAGCGGGACCACGGGGGAGCCGAAGGCCGTTCAGCTGACGCACCGCAACCTCGTGGTCAACGCCGCACAGATCGCCTCCGTCCATGGCCTGGACGGCGACGCGGTGACCCTCAACCACCTCCCGCTCTACCACCCGATGCACCTCAACGCCGCGGTGTACGCGGGAGCGACTCAGGTGCTGAGCCCGTCACCCGATCCTGCGGAGGCGATCGAGGCCGCGAACCGTCACCGCGCGACGCACTACTACAGCCTTCCCGTACGGCTGGCGCACCTGGCGGCCGATCCCCGGCTGCCGGGCCTCCGGCTGGAGACGGTCCGCGCGGTCCTTTCCGGCGGTTCGGCGCTGATGCCCGCCCAGGCCCGCACTCTCGGAGCCCACTTCGGCGTTCCGGTCGTGCAAGGGTACGGACTGGCCGAGACCTCCCCGCTCACGCACGGCGAGCCGCCCGCGCGGCCTCGGCCCGGCTCCGTGGGCCCCGTGGTGCCCGGCACCGACTGCCGGGTGGTGGACATGGACAGGCGCACCCCGCTCCCGGCCGGGCAGGACGGCGAGATCCAGGTCCGCGGACCACAGCTCATGCGGGGCTACCTCGGTGCGACCGGCCCAGCGGTCGACGCCGACGGCTGGTTCTCCACCGGTGACGTCGGCCATCAGGATGAGGACGGCTACCTGTACCTGGTGGACCGGATCAAGGACGTCTTCAAGTTCGAGAACTGGCTGGTGTCACCCACGGAGATCGAGCAGGTCCTCATCACGCACCCGGCCGTACGCGACTGCGCGGTGGTCGACCACCCGGAGCCTTTCAGCGGCGCGGTGGCCCACGCCTTCGTCGTACTCGACGAGGACGCCAGGCCGCCCGATCCGGCGGAACTCGCCGCCCATGTGAACGATCAGGTCCCCTACTACCAGCAGATCAAGTTCCTCGACGTGGTGGAGCGCGTCCCCCGTTCCCCGAACGGGAAGATCCTCCGCCGCGAGCTGCGCGCACGTGTCGCGCACACCGACCGGGCCGACCGCGTGCACCCCGGCGCGGCCGACCGTCCTCACCCCGATCTCACAGGAGACAACCCGTGA
- a CDS encoding nucleotide disphospho-sugar-binding domain-containing protein codes for MVPLAWAARAAGHEVRVAGAPSLVDAITASGLPAVRVGVEVDLTGTSRTSSLSGWHDHDRWPAGWPVAPDLLDDQRKSLLEALGQRQFAIAAGMLDDLVEFGRSWRPDLVVHDAVSYAGPVAASVLGVPGVSHLWGSPGLQRLEMKGLGPEPQDGFVALFDRYRAAVRTWPDAWVDPCPPSMGFGPGPDVHPMQYVPYNGPGLTPGRLLDPPSRPRVCVTWGATTAKLLGADMTELLRQAVEAVAALPVEVVLATTADQRELLGDLPPSVRTEISVPLHTLLPDCAAVVHHGGAGTTLTAARYGVPQLTITRRPEPTLNGERQAFTGAGIHLTYGEVSRTGRPVETVREQMARLLEDRSYRDAAERLSAEIFAQPSPADVVGVMEKLA; via the coding sequence ATGGTTCCGCTCGCGTGGGCGGCGCGCGCGGCGGGCCACGAGGTGCGCGTCGCCGGCGCGCCTTCCCTCGTGGACGCCATCACCGCCTCCGGGCTGCCGGCGGTGCGGGTCGGTGTCGAAGTCGATCTCACCGGCACCTCCCGCACAAGCAGCCTCTCCGGCTGGCACGACCACGACCGGTGGCCGGCCGGCTGGCCGGTGGCCCCCGACCTCCTCGACGACCAGCGCAAGAGTCTGCTGGAAGCCCTGGGGCAGCGGCAGTTCGCGATAGCCGCCGGGATGCTCGACGACCTCGTGGAGTTCGGCAGGTCCTGGCGGCCCGATCTCGTCGTGCACGATGCCGTCTCCTACGCGGGGCCGGTGGCCGCCTCGGTGCTCGGCGTTCCCGGCGTGAGCCATCTGTGGGGCAGTCCGGGGCTTCAGCGGCTGGAGATGAAAGGGCTGGGGCCGGAGCCCCAGGACGGTTTCGTCGCGCTCTTCGACCGGTACCGTGCGGCGGTGCGGACCTGGCCCGACGCCTGGGTCGACCCGTGCCCGCCCAGCATGGGCTTCGGCCCCGGGCCGGACGTGCACCCAATGCAGTACGTGCCCTACAACGGCCCCGGCCTGACCCCCGGACGGCTCCTCGACCCGCCGTCCCGGCCCCGGGTCTGTGTCACCTGGGGCGCGACCACGGCCAAGCTGCTCGGCGCAGACATGACGGAACTGCTGCGCCAGGCCGTGGAGGCCGTCGCCGCGCTGCCCGTGGAGGTCGTCCTGGCCACCACCGCCGACCAGCGCGAACTGCTGGGCGACCTGCCGCCGTCCGTGCGTACCGAGATCTCCGTGCCGCTGCACACGCTGCTGCCGGACTGCGCCGCGGTGGTCCACCACGGCGGCGCGGGAACCACCCTCACCGCCGCCCGCTACGGCGTCCCCCAGCTGACGATCACCCGCAGACCCGAACCGACGCTCAACGGCGAGCGCCAGGCATTCACCGGTGCGGGCATCCACCTGACGTACGGCGAGGTGAGCCGGACCGGTCGACCGGTCGAGACCGTACGGGAGCAGATGGCCCGGTTGCTGGAGGACCGCTCCTACCGGGACGCGGCCGAGCGGCTCTCGGCGGAAATCTTCGCCCAGCCCAGCCCGGCCGACGTGGTCGGCGTCATGGAAAAACTGGCCTGA
- a CDS encoding SDR family NAD(P)-dependent oxidoreductase: MPFAGCGPPDRGCEMDLGIAGRTALITGASSGIGMATARVFAAEGARVVLTYRTGERRARELAEELGAGSDLACAVPYDLGDPSSVDAAVRAAENRWGGVDILVANAVRRGPRLPPGTHVEDVPAQQWQPLLRDNLEQTMRTVQLVLPGMRARKWGRVALLSSHRTRDGAPGQEFYAAGKAALHGFARSLAWDAGPDGVFVNLVSPGLTRTSGVLVDLPAEVRERELRRTPSGRLSTPEDVAAALAFLCAEANGNINGAVVDVSGGR; encoded by the coding sequence ATGCCGTTCGCGGGCTGCGGCCCGCCGGACCGGGGTTGTGAGATGGATCTGGGCATCGCCGGAAGGACCGCACTGATCACGGGCGCCTCATCAGGCATTGGTATGGCCACAGCCCGCGTGTTCGCCGCCGAGGGCGCCCGGGTGGTCCTCACCTACCGTACTGGGGAGAGGCGCGCCCGCGAGCTCGCGGAGGAACTGGGCGCCGGCAGCGATCTGGCCTGCGCCGTCCCGTACGACCTGGGCGACCCCTCGTCCGTCGACGCCGCCGTCCGGGCCGCCGAGAACCGCTGGGGAGGAGTGGACATCCTCGTGGCCAACGCGGTGCGGCGCGGGCCCCGGCTCCCGCCCGGCACGCACGTCGAGGACGTCCCCGCACAGCAATGGCAGCCACTGCTCCGGGACAACCTGGAACAGACCATGCGCACGGTACAGCTGGTCCTGCCGGGCATGCGGGCCCGTAAATGGGGCCGGGTCGCGCTGCTGTCCTCGCACCGCACCCGGGACGGGGCGCCGGGTCAGGAGTTCTACGCCGCGGGCAAGGCCGCACTGCACGGCTTCGCGCGCAGTCTGGCCTGGGACGCGGGCCCCGACGGAGTGTTCGTCAACCTCGTCAGCCCCGGCCTGACCCGCACCTCGGGAGTGCTGGTCGACCTGCCGGCGGAGGTGCGCGAACGGGAGCTGCGGCGCACCCCCAGCGGGCGGCTGAGCACACCCGAGGACGTGGCCGCGGCGCTCGCGTTCCTCTGCGCGGAGGCGAACGGCAATATCAACGGCGCCGTGGTCGACGTCTCGGGCGGCCGGTGA
- a CDS encoding nucleotide disphospho-sugar-binding domain-containing protein, with product MRVLLTSAPMHGHILQLVPLSWALRAAGHEVLLTVPEGSAQVAIEAGLPAVENAEPVPMSEMIGRERDGTPVPWPASPEAKVRRSGSGFGRLAVRVLQGTLRIAERWRPDLVVSEPTEYAGRMVSARLGVPWVEHGWGLPPSPLYAEAAAAELEPELAAWRLTALPEPRLVLDVCPPRMQGPDPRAVPVRRMRYVPYNGSAAVPPWALRPAGRPRVCVTLGSVLAAAAPGLWAEVLTAMGRMDAEVVLATDPAQDLGPLPPTVRAVDWLPLTHVLPSCDLVVHHGGPGTTMTSLVHGLPQLVLAPLASDMAEYGRRVTACGAGSALPAGGATAARIERECRRLLEDPRHRSGARALAEDIARQPSPARTVPSLVRVAHGAAPDVSERDGEVQRCAG from the coding sequence ATGAGGGTTTTGCTGACCAGCGCACCTATGCACGGGCACATCCTGCAACTCGTCCCACTTTCCTGGGCGCTGAGGGCGGCGGGGCACGAGGTGCTGCTCACCGTGCCCGAGGGGTCCGCTCAGGTGGCGATCGAGGCGGGACTGCCCGCCGTGGAGAACGCCGAGCCGGTGCCGATGAGCGAGATGATCGGACGGGAGCGGGACGGCACCCCTGTCCCGTGGCCGGCCTCACCCGAGGCGAAAGTGCGGCGCAGCGGAAGCGGATTCGGCAGGCTGGCCGTGCGCGTCCTTCAGGGCACCTTGCGGATCGCCGAGCGGTGGCGACCCGACCTGGTGGTCAGTGAGCCCACCGAGTACGCGGGCCGGATGGTCTCCGCCCGTCTCGGCGTGCCCTGGGTGGAGCACGGCTGGGGCCTGCCCCCTTCCCCGCTGTACGCCGAGGCCGCGGCCGCGGAACTGGAGCCGGAACTGGCCGCATGGCGCCTGACCGCGCTGCCCGAGCCCCGGCTGGTCCTCGACGTCTGTCCGCCGCGCATGCAGGGTCCGGATCCGAGGGCCGTGCCGGTCCGGCGCATGCGGTACGTGCCGTACAACGGCTCGGCGGCCGTACCGCCCTGGGCACTGCGGCCGGCTGGCCGGCCGCGGGTGTGCGTCACGCTGGGCAGCGTGCTGGCCGCCGCGGCGCCGGGGCTGTGGGCCGAGGTCCTGACCGCGATGGGCCGGATGGACGCCGAGGTGGTGCTCGCGACGGACCCCGCCCAGGACCTCGGTCCTCTGCCGCCGACGGTACGCGCCGTCGACTGGCTGCCGCTGACCCATGTCCTGCCGTCCTGCGACCTGGTCGTGCACCACGGCGGCCCCGGCACGACCATGACCTCGCTCGTCCACGGCCTGCCGCAACTCGTCCTGGCGCCTCTGGCGTCGGACATGGCCGAGTACGGCCGGCGGGTGACCGCGTGCGGCGCGGGAAGCGCGCTGCCCGCGGGCGGGGCCACCGCCGCCCGGATCGAGAGGGAGTGCCGGCGGTTGCTGGAGGACCCCCGCCACCGGTCCGGCGCCCGGGCCCTCGCCGAGGACATCGCCCGGCAACCGTCCCCGGCCCGCACGGTCCCCTCCCTCGTACGCGTCGCACACGGCGCGGCGCCGGACGTCTCCGAGCGGGACGGTGAGGTGCAGCGATGCGCCGGTTAG
- a CDS encoding acyltransferase family protein yields the protein MSSPAVGTAAKTNSGVTHLVSLTGLRGILALMVFGTHFFLAFVMAGGSMDSSFVQEVFHVLFSRSGGTAVSCFFLLSGFVLTYIARPGDSTRSFYRRRIAKVYPVHLISTAIAFTLVSVRYEVPGAEVTLSHLFLVQSWVPSQWYYLTMTGLDWSLSCEAFFYLCFPVLLLALTRARTWMLYAVSACAVFLVFFLPYVVGHTFTLLSPDPVEMVPTAGYGGPIGYWFAYVFPPMRMAEFVIGISLALLVRRGAWRGPGVAVCLVLCAIGWGVNLHLDSYLPLAAGMLIPFALLIPALSTADINSTWSPLRWKPLVWFGEISLSFYVSHLLVQEELFSRLWNLGMRAGLLPAPLPVLSWWVAVLSFLAQFALAVLAAWLLYRLVELPLVRKLRPKDVPPVPITSTESPAPPAHQAGAAHMAEK from the coding sequence ATGAGTTCCCCAGCTGTCGGAACTGCGGCGAAAACCAATTCAGGGGTCACACATCTCGTGTCCCTCACGGGACTGCGTGGAATTCTCGCGCTGATGGTGTTCGGCACGCATTTCTTTCTCGCGTTCGTCATGGCGGGCGGGTCGATGGACTCGTCGTTCGTGCAGGAGGTGTTCCACGTGCTGTTCTCCCGGTCCGGGGGAACAGCCGTCTCCTGCTTCTTCCTGCTCAGCGGGTTCGTCCTGACCTACATCGCACGGCCCGGTGACAGCACCCGCTCCTTCTACCGGCGCCGGATCGCGAAGGTCTATCCGGTACACCTGATCAGCACCGCCATCGCGTTCACCCTGGTCTCGGTGCGGTACGAGGTGCCGGGCGCGGAGGTCACGCTGTCCCATCTGTTCCTGGTGCAGAGCTGGGTCCCCAGCCAGTGGTACTACCTCACGATGACCGGCCTCGACTGGTCGCTGAGCTGTGAGGCGTTCTTCTACCTGTGCTTCCCGGTGCTGCTCCTGGCACTGACCAGGGCCAGGACCTGGATGCTGTACGCGGTGTCCGCGTGCGCGGTGTTCCTGGTCTTCTTCCTGCCGTACGTCGTCGGGCACACCTTCACGCTCCTCTCGCCGGATCCGGTGGAGATGGTGCCGACCGCCGGCTACGGCGGGCCGATCGGCTACTGGTTCGCCTATGTCTTCCCGCCGATGCGCATGGCCGAGTTCGTCATCGGGATCTCCCTGGCCCTGCTGGTGCGCAGGGGCGCGTGGCGCGGGCCGGGTGTCGCGGTCTGCCTGGTACTGTGCGCGATCGGCTGGGGGGTCAATCTTCACCTCGACAGCTATCTGCCGCTCGCGGCGGGCATGCTCATCCCCTTCGCCCTGCTCATCCCCGCGCTCAGCACCGCCGACATCAACTCCACCTGGTCGCCACTGCGCTGGAAACCGCTGGTGTGGTTCGGCGAGATATCCCTCTCCTTCTACGTCAGTCATCTGCTGGTCCAGGAGGAGCTGTTCAGCCGGCTGTGGAACCTCGGCATGCGGGCAGGTCTGCTGCCCGCGCCACTGCCTGTGCTGTCCTGGTGGGTGGCCGTGCTGTCGTTCCTCGCCCAGTTCGCGCTGGCGGTGCTGGCCGCCTGGCTGCTCTACCGGCTGGTGGAGCTGCCGTTGGTGCGCAAACTGCGGCCCAAGGACGTCCCCCCGGTTCCGATCACCTCGACGGAGTCCCCGGCGCCTCCCGCGCATCAGGCCGGCGCGGCGCACATGGCGGAGAAGTGA
- a CDS encoding aromatase/cyclase has translation MSQPHLIRHRVTVRAAAPLCFDLMADLGHWPQHFGPAVHAEVLEPDKGDGDLIRRWALTGGTEVHVWDARRRLDRDGLRIVFDQVEPQAPLTSMRAVWSFEADGEGTTTVGITHEFTVTEDDPQAARRTTGEVNARTPGQLDSLRDLAERWDEVEPLVISFEDPLFIGGRLEDVYEFLYAAAEWPERVPHVEKLEMTEDTPGIQFFDMHTHTPDGRDHTTRSVRVCLPNHKIVYKQISLPALLDGHTGHWVFTETPEGVIAYARHTATIKPSALPLLGEGTTVADARKYLRRVLSTNSLQTLRYAQQFAEERVHAAHA, from the coding sequence ATGTCCCAGCCGCACCTCATCCGGCACCGCGTCACCGTCCGGGCAGCCGCTCCGCTCTGCTTCGACCTGATGGCCGACCTCGGCCACTGGCCCCAGCACTTCGGTCCGGCCGTGCACGCCGAGGTCCTGGAGCCCGACAAGGGCGACGGTGACCTGATCCGCCGCTGGGCGCTGACCGGCGGCACCGAGGTGCACGTCTGGGATGCCCGGCGCCGGCTCGACCGCGACGGGCTGCGCATCGTCTTCGACCAGGTGGAGCCGCAGGCACCCCTGACTAGCATGCGCGCGGTGTGGAGCTTCGAGGCCGACGGCGAGGGAACCACGACCGTGGGTATCACCCACGAGTTCACCGTTACCGAGGACGATCCCCAAGCGGCGCGCCGGACCACCGGCGAGGTCAACGCGCGCACCCCCGGTCAGCTCGACTCGCTGCGGGACCTCGCCGAGCGGTGGGACGAAGTGGAGCCTCTGGTCATCTCCTTCGAGGACCCGCTGTTCATCGGCGGCCGGCTGGAGGACGTCTACGAGTTCCTGTACGCCGCCGCCGAATGGCCGGAGCGGGTTCCGCACGTGGAGAAGCTGGAGATGACGGAGGACACTCCCGGCATCCAGTTCTTCGACATGCACACGCACACCCCCGACGGACGCGACCACACCACCCGGTCCGTGCGCGTCTGCCTGCCGAACCACAAGATCGTCTACAAGCAGATCAGTCTTCCGGCCCTGCTCGACGGCCACACCGGGCACTGGGTGTTCACCGAGACCCCGGAGGGCGTCATCGCCTACGCCCGGCACACCGCGACGATCAAGCCGTCTGCGCTGCCGCTGCTGGGGGAGGGCACCACGGTCGCCGACGCCCGTAAGTACCTGCGCCGTGTCCTGAGTACCAACAGTCTCCAAACCCTGCGGTACGCCCAGCAGTTCGCCGAGGAGCGAGTTCATGCCGCCCATGCGTGA